AAGAATAGTACAAATTCTAAAAAATATATTTATGATTTGGCGGAGGAATGGACGAATTTTACAGGGCTACCTTTTTTAATGGCTGCTTGGATTGCGAATAAAGAGTTGCCAGAAAGTTTTGTTGAAAGATTCAATGCGGCAAATAAAGTAGGGTTAGATGATTTAGATGCTGTTATCGATGAAAACCCTTATCCTGCGTACGATTTGCACCAATATTTTACACGCGACATCAGCTTTAATGTTGATGAGAAAAAACTGAAGGCAATGGATTTATTTTTAAAATTAATGAAAGAATTATAAGATGAAGATAGAGAGAGTTTATAAAATATTGACGACTATCATTATGCCCATCACTTACCTATTGGCTTTCTTTACACTTCCGGTGATATTTATGTCTCTGGGAAACCCCTCTTCTTTGATTGGGTCATTTATTTTTGTTTGCGTACTTATTTATACTTTCAAATCTGTCCTATTTTTTAGGAGAAATATTCTTTTAGAAACACCTGCAAAAGCCAATACCAAAGATTGGATACGCATTAATGGATTTATCAGCGGGATTTTTATTATTGAAATACTTGTGAGTACAATTACCGTATTTGCCAGACCTACTGAAGTAATGCAGGTAATTAATAAAATGGTTGATTCATTTGCACAACAAAGTACCACAAAAGTTTCTGGGGATGATATTTATCATATGTTGAAAGGATTATTAATTTTCTTTTCGGTATATGCTCTTATTTTGCTGGCTCATATCATTATCAGTTTTAAATTTTTGAAAAAGTATCGAGATTTGCTTTCTCTATAGTTTTTCACACAAAAAGACCAGCCATTGAACTTTCGATGGCTGGTCTTTTATTCACTAATTTATAGATTAGCTAATTCACTGAATCTAAAGATGTGCTTTGATTTTGTTTTCCAAAACTGATTTAGGCACGGCACCAATTTGTTTGTCCACTACTTCACCATTTTTGATAAACAAAATGGCAGGAATTGAAGTGATACCATATTTAACACTCACATCTGGATTGTTATCCACGTTTAGTTTGCCTACTTTTACTTTACCTTCGTAATCTTTAGCCAATTCTTCTACCACTGGTCCGATAGCGCGACAAGGTCCACACCATTCAGCCCAAAAGTCCACAACTGTTAATGTATCATTGGCCACGACTTCGGTGTCAAAGTTGGCATCTGTAAATTCTAAAGCCATAGTTATTAATTTAAAATTTGAATAATCGTTTCTAATTGAATCGCAAAGATAATTCCAATTTAAGTTTTATGATGATTTGACTTATCCACGCGCCTGATTATAACAAATAAATGACATAACGGCGTTTTTTAATGGAAAAGTTATAGGATTAATGACTAATTTTGCCTTCCTAATTAAAATGAATATGACAAGAATTGAATTGATACGCGCGAATAAACATTATGCTTTTGACTCTACTGATGAAAATGGGGTTATTACCAGAATGGATACCAAACCGGAAATGGGTGGTGAAGGATATGGTGCAAGGCCTATGCAGCTATTGTTGAATGCATTGGTTGGTTGTGCTAGTATTGATGTATTAAGTATTTTAGAAAAGAAACGCCAACAAGTAAGTGATTATAAAGTAGTAGTAAATGGAGAAAGAGAGGCGGGAAAAGAACCCTCACTTTGGAGGGAAATTTTACTCACCTTTATGATTAGTGGTGATGTTACAGAAGATAGTGCACGCCGTGCTATTGACTTGTCTTTAGATAAATATTGTTCTGTAGCGGCAACTTTGCGTGCAGCGGGTGCATCTATTAAATACGAATTGATTTTAAACGGGAAATAATTTCCGTATCCGTCATTCTCACACGTAATGGCTTAAATTTTTCAACCAAGTTGAAATGGTATAACATTTCAACTTTCCAACCCTATAATTTTCACTATCCAAAGAATGAATAAAAAATTACATCCACAAACCCAGGCAATCAGACTGCAAACAGCGACCACAAACCAAATGGAGCATTCTACTCCATTATTTTTAACTAGCAGTTTTGTATTTGAGACTGCTGATGATATGCGTGCAGCTTTTGCTGGTGAAACGGAAGATAATATTTACAGTAGGTATACGAATCCTACAGTTGATGAATTTGCTAATAAAGTTGCAGCAATGGAAAAAGCAGAAGCTGGTTTTGCCGTTGCAAGCGGTATGGCTGCTGTGTTTAGTTCTTTTATGGCTTTGTTGAAAGCAGGAGATCATTTGCTGTGCTGTCGTTCTATTTTTGGTGGAACAGTTACGGTAGTTACTAAGTTTTTAGACAAATTCGGTATTGAATACACCTTTGT
The Arachidicoccus soli DNA segment above includes these coding regions:
- the trxA gene encoding thioredoxin, whose amino-acid sequence is MALEFTDANFDTEVVANDTLTVVDFWAEWCGPCRAIGPVVEELAKDYEGKVKVGKLNVDNNPDVSVKYGITSIPAILFIKNGEVVDKQIGAVPKSVLENKIKAHL
- a CDS encoding OsmC family protein, whose product is MTRIELIRANKHYAFDSTDENGVITRMDTKPEMGGEGYGARPMQLLLNALVGCASIDVLSILEKKRQQVSDYKVVVNGEREAGKEPSLWREILLTFMISGDVTEDSARRAIDLSLDKYCSVAATLRAAGASIKYELILNGK